The following are from one region of the Channa argus isolate prfri chromosome 6, Channa argus male v1.0, whole genome shotgun sequence genome:
- the eml2 gene encoding echinoderm microtubule-associated protein-like 2: MWGSLERGDGVKKRRRKVEGGHESRLRGEGAGQREGIRKEGRMSERIASCGSLYDSTNLLLQYCNNDDTVSASSNMDMEDRVSHLEQRLQLQEDEIQLLKAALADALRRLGYCEEQSLGGQPGGVHAAGRRPVASTATAAPSKVRQLLQALPSRPLSNGYIQQKRLLSSPSSPKKEVLQSIKRKSMSTERLTLVRREMAADSRSRTTSSSSSTGGKSKSKECSFNAEDGYVRMFLRGRPVTMHIPDKRREGYSLEHKVELPTQKLKLQWVYGYRGRDCRSNLYLLPTGEIVYFNASVVVLYNTEEQQQRHYLGHNDDVKCLSVHPDMVTIATGQVAGNSKDGKLLAPHVRVWDSVSLNTLHVIGMGVFDRAVTCVAFSKSNGGTFLCAVDDANDHILTVWNWQKEKQLADVKCSNDSVLGAVFHPMDANLIVTCGKSHINFWTMEGSTLAKRQGLFEKHEKPKYVLCVAFAENGDAITGDSSGNIYVWAKGGNRISQVVSGAHEGGIFSICVLKDGTMVSGGGKDRKLVLWDHDYRKKADMEVGESLGPVRAVAEGKQGELFVGTTKNSIIRASFPDTLTPIVQGHTDELWGLDVHPTLEQFITCSQDKLVHLWDTHSHQPLWSKTIEDAARSAGFHPSGAVVAVGTMTGRWLVLDTDTRDLVSMHTDGNEIISNVKYSPDGNFLAVTSHDNFIYLYAVTENGRKYSRVGKCTGHSSFVTHVDWSKDSKYLVTNSGDYEILYWEAPTGKHVTNTDTVRNLEWATSTCTLNFNTFGIWPDGADGTDINAVCRSHDGSLVASADDFGKVHLFSYPCCLPRAPSHEYGGHSSHVTNVAFLHDDSHLISTGGKDTSALQWVVA, from the exons ATGACACGGTGTCGGCCAGCAGTAACATGGACATGGAGGACCGCGTTTCTCACCTGGAGCagaggctgcagctgcaggaggaTGAGATCCAGCTGCTGAAGGCTGCTCTGGCTGACGCCCTGCGCCGACTGGGATACTGTGAGGAGCAGAGCCTGGGGGGGCAACCAGGAGGTGTCCATGCAGCTGGGAGGAGACCTGTGGCCAGCACGGCCACTGCAGCGCCCAGCAAGG tgcGCCAGCTCCTGCAGGCTCTCCCCTCCAGACCTCTCAGTAACGGCTACATTCAACAGAAGCGTCTTCtgtcctccccctcctctccaaAGAAAGAGGTGCTGCAGTCCATTAAAAG GAAGAGCATGTCCACAGAGCGTCTCACCCTGGTGAGGAGGGAGATGGCAGCAGACAGTCGAAGTCGAACCACTTCTTCCAGCAGCTCCACTGGAGGCAAAAG taaatCCAAAGAATGCAGCTTCAATGCAG AGGACGGCTACGTGAGGATGTTCCTCCGAGGTCGCCCGGTTACCATGCACATCCCCGACAAGCGCAGGGAGGGCTACAGCCTCGAGCACAAGGTGGAGCTGCCCACGCAGAAGCTCAAACTGCAGTGGGT GTATGGCTACCGTGGCCGTGACTGCCGCTCCAACCTCTACCTGCTGCCCACGGGGGAGATTGTCTACTTCAACGCCTCCGTGGTGGTGCTGTACAACAccgaggagcagcagcagagacactACCTGGGCCACAACGATGATGTCAAATG CCTGAGTGTTCATCCTGACATGGTCACCATAGCAACCGGGCAAGTGGCTGGAAACTCTAAAGATGGAAAG CTACTGGCCCCTCATGTTCGTGTGTGGGATTCGGTGAGCCTCAACACGCTCCACGTGATCGGGATGGGAGTGTTCGACAGAGCGGTCACCTGTGTGGCTTTCTCCAAGTCG AATGGCGGCACCTTCCTCTGCGCTGTGGACGATGCCAACGATCACATCCTGACGGTCTGGAACTGGCAGAAGGAGAAACAACTGGCTGATGTCAAG TGCTCCAATGACTCTGTGCTGGGTGCGGTGTTTCACCCCATGGACGCCAACTTGATTGTCACCTGTGGAAAATCTCACATCAACTTCTGGACCATGGAGGGAAGCACTCTCGCCAAGAGGCAGGGCCTGTTCGAG AAACACGAGAAACCGAagtatgtgttgtgtgtggCATTTGCTGAGAATGGAGACGCCATCACAGGAGATTCAAGTGGAAACATCTACGTCTGGGCCAAAG GTGGTAATCGCATCAGCCAGGTCGTGTCTGGGGCCCACGAGGGTGGCATTTTCTCAATTTGTGTCCTGAAGGATGGCACGATGGTGTCCGGGGGAGGGAAGGACCGCAAGCTGGTGCTGTGGGACCATGACTACAGAAAAAAGGCCGACATGGAG gtgggTGAGTCTTTGGGTCCCGTTCGAGCTGTGGCTGAAGGGAAACAAGGAGAGCTCTTCGTAGGCACCACCAAGAACTCCATCATCAGAGCCTCCTTCCCTGATACTTTAACTCCTATTGTGCAG GGTCACACGGACGAATTGTGGGGTCTGGATGTTCATCCCACCTTGGAGCAGTTCATCACCTGCTCCCAGGACAAACTGGTGCACCTGTGGGACACGCACTCCCATCAACCCCTGTGGAGCAAGACCATCGAG GATGCAGCGAGGTCTGCAGGTTTCCATCCCAGTGGGGCTGTCGTGGCTGTGGGGACCATGACTGGAAg GTGGTTGGTGCTGGACACCGACACTCGGGATCTTGTTTCTATGCACACAGATGGCAATGAGATCATTTCCAATGTCAAGTACTCTCCAG ATGGTAACTTCCTGGCTGTCACCTCCCATGACAACTTTATTTACCTCTATGCTGTGACTGAGAATGGCCGCAAGTACAGCCGTGTGGGGAAATGCACG GGCCACTCCAGCTTCGTTACCCATGTGGACTGGTCTAAAGACAGCAAGTACCTCGTCACCAACTCAGGAGACTATGAGATCCTCTACT gggAGGCGCCCACTGGTAAACACGTGACAAACACGGACACTGTGCGCAACCTGGAATGGGCCACATCCACCTGCACTCTGAACTTCAACACGTTTG GAATTTGGCCAGATGGAGCAGACGGCACAGACATCAACGCCGTCTGCAGGTCACATGACGGATCCCTGGTGGCCTCCGCTGATGACTTTGGCAAAGTGCACTTGTTCTCCTACCCCTGCTGTCTTCCAAGG GCTCCGAGCCACGAGTACGGTGGCCACAGCAGTCACGTGACCAACGTTGCCTTCCTGCATGATGACAGTCACCTGATCTCCACAGGGGGGAAGGACACCAGCGCCTTGCAGTGGGTGGTCGCTTAG